A stretch of the Marinomonas maritima genome encodes the following:
- the cyoA gene encoding ubiquinol oxidase subunit II, whose protein sequence is MILLLTRILSKVALAVMVGLLAGCQGGVLDPKGQVGIEEKQLIIVATLLMLLVVIPVIFMTLYFAWKYREGRDEIYEPKWSHSTKIETIVWAIPIVIVIILGVITWKSTHALDPYKPLKSDKDHINVQVVSMNWKWLFIYPDLGIASVNELRFPANVPVAFQISSEGTMNSFFIPQLGSQIYSMAGMVTKLHLIANEPGTFDGISANYSGAGFTGMKFNAIATPTEADFDAWVEGVKAGTHDVINNGILDQAAYEKLAEHDLDEHHIEPTPVQYYNSIVSSIFMDNVMKFMKDHGKVELLKGTVFDSKMIHDNSSHGEMNHGEMNHSDMNHDESQNSSHDMHTEAEK, encoded by the coding sequence ATGATTCTCTTGTTAACTCGTATCCTAAGTAAAGTCGCTTTGGCGGTAATGGTGGGCTTGCTCGCCGGTTGTCAGGGTGGTGTGCTCGATCCTAAAGGGCAAGTTGGTATTGAAGAAAAGCAACTAATTATTGTTGCCACTTTATTGATGCTTCTTGTTGTGATTCCTGTCATCTTCATGACGCTTTATTTCGCTTGGAAATATCGTGAAGGTCGTGACGAAATCTACGAACCAAAATGGTCGCATTCCACAAAAATTGAAACTATAGTTTGGGCGATTCCAATCGTCATCGTCATTATTCTTGGCGTGATCACATGGAAATCTACTCATGCATTGGATCCTTACAAACCTTTGAAATCGGATAAAGATCACATCAATGTTCAGGTCGTTTCGATGAACTGGAAATGGTTGTTTATCTATCCGGACCTTGGTATTGCTTCTGTGAACGAGCTTAGATTCCCAGCAAACGTTCCTGTTGCTTTCCAAATTTCATCTGAAGGCACGATGAACTCTTTCTTCATTCCGCAACTGGGTAGTCAAATTTACTCGATGGCAGGCATGGTGACTAAGCTTCATTTGATTGCTAATGAACCAGGTACGTTTGATGGTATTTCCGCAAATTACAGCGGTGCCGGATTTACTGGGATGAAGTTCAATGCGATTGCCACTCCAACAGAAGCTGATTTTGATGCTTGGGTTGAAGGTGTTAAGGCTGGAACTCATGATGTCATTAACAATGGCATATTGGATCAAGCAGCCTATGAAAAACTAGCTGAGCATGACCTAGATGAACATCATATTGAACCAACACCTGTTCAATATTACAACTCAATTGTATCAAGTATTTTTATGGACAACGTTATGAAGTTCATGAAAGACCACGGCAAAGTTGAGTTGCTTAAAGGGACAGTGTTTGATTCTAAAATGATTCACGATAATTCCAGCCATGGTGAAATGAATCATGGTGAAATGAACCATAGTGATATGAATCATGACGAGTCTCAAAACTCATCGCATGATATGCATACGGAGGCTGAAAAATAA